In a single window of the Candidatus Epulonipiscium sp. genome:
- the alr gene encoding alanine racemase — protein sequence MTQEHYRVIAEINLDAIKHNINQIQKNLTKDTNIMAIVKADAYGHGAVEVSKVLLESGVERLAVAILEEGKQLRREGFNVPILILGYTPLELANEIVSFNFTQTVFTYEMAEAISYAALKQKKEANIHIKIDTGMGRIGLKPNQASLNLIEEISKLPNINIEGIFTHFSSADEVDTIFTNLQFENFTSFTRRLEELNIHIPIKHCSNSAGFISYKNMQMDLIRPGIILYGLYPSEEVEKETLNLRPAMTLKSQVVYVKEVGEDVPISYGRKFITNRKTKVATIPVGYADGYSRRLSSIGRVLIKGAYAPIIGNICMDQFMVDVTHIPGVEAGDEVVLIGMQGDKIISAEEIAESIGTINYEVVCMIGKRIPRVYRKHCIKTYFMGKDMR from the coding sequence ATGACACAAGAACACTACCGTGTAATTGCAGAAATTAATTTGGATGCTATCAAACACAATATAAATCAAATTCAAAAAAACCTTACTAAGGACACAAATATTATGGCTATTGTCAAAGCTGATGCCTATGGCCATGGAGCTGTCGAGGTGTCAAAAGTATTATTAGAAAGCGGGGTAGAGCGTTTGGCAGTTGCCATCTTAGAAGAAGGCAAACAACTTAGAAGGGAAGGGTTTAATGTACCGATACTTATTTTAGGATATACTCCTCTTGAACTGGCAAATGAAATTGTTTCTTTTAATTTTACACAGACTGTATTTACTTATGAAATGGCAGAGGCTATTTCTTATGCAGCCCTAAAACAAAAGAAAGAAGCAAATATTCATATAAAAATCGATACAGGGATGGGGCGAATAGGCCTTAAGCCCAACCAAGCATCTTTGAATCTCATTGAAGAGATAAGCAAATTACCTAATATCAACATTGAGGGTATTTTTACCCACTTTTCTTCTGCAGATGAAGTTGACACAATCTTTACTAACCTACAATTTGAAAATTTTACTTCATTTACTAGAAGGTTGGAAGAACTAAACATTCACATTCCTATTAAACATTGTTCTAATAGTGCAGGCTTTATTAGCTACAAGAATATGCAAATGGACTTAATTCGTCCTGGAATCATACTCTATGGTTTATATCCTTCAGAAGAGGTTGAAAAAGAAACTTTGAACCTAAGACCTGCAATGACATTAAAGTCTCAAGTAGTATATGTAAAAGAAGTAGGGGAAGATGTTCCTATTAGTTATGGGAGAAAATTCATAACTAATAGAAAGACAAAGGTCGCTACAATCCCTGTAGGATATGCCGATGGGTATTCTAGAAGATTATCATCCATAGGCAGAGTATTGATAAAGGGGGCTTATGCTCCAATCATTGGAAATATATGCATGGACCAATTTATGGTTGATGTAACCCATATTCCCGGTGTAGAGGCTGGGGATGAGGTAGTTTTAATAGGAATGCAGGGAGATAAAATAATTTCTGCCGAGGAAATCGCCGAAAGCATAGGAACAATAAATTATGAAGTTGTATGTATGATAGGAAAAAGAATACCTAGGGTTTATAGAAAACATTGCATAAAAACCTATTTCATGGGCAAAGATATGAGATAG
- a CDS encoding outer membrane lipoprotein carrier protein LolA: MKKLKALFLAVTMGCVILTSCAPKKVQKSPIEEINDKLMTMETYGCIADLTYISNKGENTYKTKQYYRTTGEYRVEMIAPEEVKGLVTVYDGEKVMQYNPRINGEVIDEIPESKNRNEIFLGVFLKNYLQSEEVTLEVFNINDEEYSVLEAVIPEGGKYLATEKLWVSNKTLEPNKLIVYDIEGKERIIVKYEQFKYNIKLEDRIFRISKSNEGQ; the protein is encoded by the coding sequence GTGAAAAAATTAAAAGCCTTATTTTTAGCAGTTACTATGGGATGTGTTATTCTTACCTCCTGTGCTCCTAAAAAGGTTCAAAAGTCACCTATAGAAGAAATTAATGACAAACTAATGACTATGGAAACCTATGGATGCATTGCTGATTTAACTTATATTTCCAATAAGGGGGAAAATACATATAAGACAAAGCAGTATTATAGAACTACGGGGGAGTATAGAGTTGAAATGATTGCTCCCGAGGAGGTAAAAGGCCTAGTAACTGTATATGATGGAGAAAAGGTGATGCAATATAATCCCCGAATAAATGGAGAGGTCATTGATGAAATCCCAGAATCGAAAAATCGAAACGAAATATTTTTAGGAGTATTTCTTAAAAACTATCTTCAATCTGAGGAAGTAACTTTAGAAGTCTTTAACATAAACGATGAGGAATATTCTGTTTTGGAAGCTGTAATCCCTGAGGGCGGTAAATATCTTGCTACGGAAAAATTATGGGTTTCAAATAAAACTTTAGAACCTAACAAGTTGATAGTATATGATATAGAGGGAAAAGAAAGAATCATTGTTAAATATGAACAATTTAAGTATAATATTAAGCTTGAGGATAGAATTTTTCGCATAAGTAAATCCAACGAAGGACAATGA
- a CDS encoding CBS domain-containing protein, translating into MKAKDIMQRNVMYVKRDARIEEVAKILFENKISGVPVVEDDKTVIGIVTEKDLLVKDKEPRFPSYVEFLGSIIFVEGVKQYDEELRKLAATVAEEIMTKNVYTITEEAPVEEIAKIMVEKGVNRVPVVDGKGKLIGIISRADMLKTIL; encoded by the coding sequence ATGAAAGCTAAAGATATTATGCAAAGAAATGTAATGTATGTAAAAAGAGATGCACGAATAGAAGAGGTTGCTAAAATATTATTTGAAAATAAGATAAGTGGAGTTCCGGTTGTGGAAGATGATAAGACAGTGATTGGCATAGTTACCGAAAAAGATTTATTGGTTAAGGATAAAGAACCAAGATTTCCGTCATATGTAGAGTTTTTGGGGAGTATAATATTCGTAGAGGGAGTAAAACAATATGATGAAGAGCTAAGAAAATTAGCGGCGACTGTTGCAGAAGAAATCATGACAAAGAATGTTTATACCATTACTGAGGAGGCTCCAGTCGAAGAAATTGCAAAAATCATGGTGGAAAAGGGTGTAAACCGTGTACCGGTAGTTGATGGGAAAGGAAAGCTAATAGGCATTATAAGCAGAGCTGATATGTTAAAGACAATCTTATAG